The Penaeus monodon isolate SGIC_2016 chromosome 6, NSTDA_Pmon_1, whole genome shotgun sequence genomic sequence TCGTTATAAATTCGTGGGTTTTTAAAGATAGCccccccaccgaaaaaaaaaaaaacaaaaggaaaaatcgtCTCCCCAAACGCCTTTTGGGAAGAGGAAAGTTAAAAACCTTGaggaccccttttaaaaaatacaaaaaaaatgaaacgggaNNNNNNNNNNNNNNNNNNNNNNNNNNNNNNNNNNNNNNNNNNNNNNNNNNNNNNNNNNNNNNNNNNNNNNNNNNNNNNNNNNNNNNNNNNNNNNNNNNNNATTGTTCGTTTATCCAGGCAAAGTTTACATGTTAGCTGTCGATTTTGCATGAAATgaagtaatatatacacatgtatgcatgttatgattatatatattgtataaaaggtatgtgcatatatttatacatacatatatatgtatatatagtctttgacagtgttttatatatatagtgtatgtgtttttatatatatacatatttgtgtgcatgtatataaatttgtgtatatgtgtgtgtgattttatgaaGCATTTCTCACAAAATTGTATAGTAAGCATTCATCTCAATGAAGCTGAGAACTAGATGTTTCACGAAATTTCAAACTAAGATGTTGCCAAGCATGCCATAATAGTGCGTCCAAACGAAGGTGGACATTGGGCACACATCCAACTCGCGCCAGATAAAAGCATCAGGAGGTGCTTTCTGCTAGACACAGCAGAAACAACACTCCGTGAGAGAACACAGCACGCTTTAGCTTTATCCACATTTCAACGAGACTTACgctagagaaaaatggagaacaaGAATACTAGCACCCTTAATGAACAGAAACTGAAAGAATCTAAATGCAATGAGGATTCAGTTCTCCCCATCGCTGAGAAGGGACTTTTCTTCCGCGATTCCTTCTTCGAGGATATATGGAAACACTTTGAGACAGCAGTCGACCAAATCCTGGATAAGTGGGGAGAAGCCAAATCAGTGAATGATCTCATGAATAGCTACATACGTGTAAGAGAGCGCAATTTGCAGCAAGAGAACCAAGTCATGGCCTTCAGCGAAGACGACCAAAATCACAAGGttagtttttctttctaaaaatcaTGTGGACCGCAAAAATACTAattcagaaagaaaaaatcgtaaaaaaaatctatttaaattgAGGGTTAGGATTTTTTCAGGCAAACAGATGATTTAGATATtcattaaatgaaaatgaaaaagaaaaatcagggaaaacaaATACTCTTCATTGATTCTATATACAGGTTGTACTAGATGTTCATGACTTCAAGAGTGGAGACGTTAAGGTCAGAGTGGAAGACAatcaggtggtggtggaaggtcgagtggaaaaggaagag encodes the following:
- the LOC119574529 gene encoding protein lethal(2)essential for life-like isoform X2, giving the protein MENKNTSTLNEQKLKESKCNEDSVLPIAEKGLFFRDSFFEDIWKHFETAVDQILDKWGEAKSVNDLMNSYIRVRERNLQQENQVMAFSEDDQNHKVVLDVHDFKSGDVKVRVEDNQVVVEGRVEKEEGDFKSMKSFCRHFNFPGKVDMEGVTSAMSSDGVLTITATKIPQTA